A genome region from Methanococcoides burtonii DSM 6242 includes the following:
- a CDS encoding UDP-N-acetylglucosamine 4,6-dehydratase family protein, with protein MKDIFKNKNILVTGGTGSIGSEIVRLVLRYNPKVVRILSRDESKQFELEQEIGHLDNVRFLIGDIRDKSRLQRAFEGIDIVFHAAAMKHVPACEYNPFEAVKTNVMGTQNVIDAALDNDIEKVIAISTDKAASPINTMGATKLLAEKLILDANFYKGPRKTVFSCVRFGNVMGSRGSVIPLFAKQIKNGGPVTVTDSEMTRFMMSIPQAVNLVFKATKIARGGEIFIFKMPVVKLGDLAQVMIEKLAPKYGYKPEDIQITNIGIRNGEKMYEHLMNLEEALYAYKTEDMYIVLNKTIYSDYFLEGIEKAKQKVYSSDNVKVFTQLEIKDLLNSAFSNNISADDI; from the coding sequence ATGAAAGACATATTCAAAAACAAGAACATATTGGTAACAGGTGGGACTGGCTCCATTGGAAGTGAAATTGTCCGCCTTGTCCTAAGATACAATCCAAAAGTCGTACGTATACTTAGTAGAGATGAATCTAAACAATTTGAACTGGAACAAGAAATTGGGCACCTTGATAATGTCAGATTCTTGATAGGAGACATAAGGGACAAAAGTCGATTACAACGTGCTTTTGAGGGTATTGATATTGTTTTCCATGCAGCTGCAATGAAGCATGTGCCGGCCTGTGAGTATAATCCCTTTGAGGCGGTTAAAACTAATGTCATGGGAACGCAAAATGTAATTGATGCAGCTCTTGACAATGACATTGAAAAAGTAATTGCGATAAGCACAGACAAAGCTGCAAGTCCTATCAACACAATGGGTGCAACGAAACTTCTTGCAGAAAAGTTGATATTAGACGCCAATTTTTATAAAGGACCTCGGAAAACAGTGTTTTCGTGTGTGAGGTTCGGTAATGTAATGGGTTCTCGTGGCTCAGTAATTCCATTATTTGCTAAACAGATCAAAAATGGCGGTCCTGTCACCGTAACAGATTCAGAAATGACAAGGTTTATGATGAGCATTCCTCAGGCAGTTAATCTAGTTTTCAAAGCAACAAAAATCGCGAGGGGTGGAGAGATATTTATTTTCAAAATGCCTGTCGTAAAACTTGGTGATCTAGCTCAGGTTATGATCGAAAAACTAGCTCCCAAATATGGTTACAAACCCGAAGATATCCAGATCACTAATATTGGTATTCGCAACGGGGAAAAAATGTATGAACATCTGATGAATTTAGAAGAAGCATTGTATGCATATAAAACAGAGGATATGTACATAGTACTTAATAAAACAATTTATTCAGATTACTTTTTGGAAGGTATAGAAAAAGCTAAGCAGAAGGTATATTCATCTGATAATGTGAAAGTTTTCACTCAATTAGAGATCAAAGATCTCCTTAATTCAGCATTTTCAAATAATATATCGGCAGATGACATTTGA